A window of Apium graveolens cultivar Ventura chromosome 8, ASM990537v1, whole genome shotgun sequence contains these coding sequences:
- the LOC141679630 gene encoding uncharacterized protein LOC141679630, translated as MRFAKGTVPLPTDDPVKAEMWTICDNMVISWLTNNLSPAICKSVIYMNTSKDIWSNLEQRFSLTNGSRKYRLSKNLYEIKQNNLSITDYHTLMKTIWEELDAMNALSSVTTTPEIIKLLNEIETQKEETKFFQFLNGLNEVYSPQRSQMLLLTPLPSVDSASAMLQQEEAQRDLLASNRDTDTEVMTMYSKGQSSKIYNCTTCGGKGHTADRCWTVIGYPKWHLKYKGPGGTYPNANNGGGTRGKWHNNPKQQ; from the coding sequence ATGAGGTTCGCTAAAGGAACTGTCCCTCTTCCAACTGATGATCCGGTGAAAGCTGAAATGTGGACAATCTGTGACAATATGGTAATATCTTGGCTCACTAACAATCTATCTCCTGCTATTTGTAAATCTGTTATTTATATGAACACATCTAAAGACATATGGTCCAACTTGGAACAAAGATTCTCTCTAACCAATGGTTCTAGAAAGTATAGATTGAGCAAGAATCTGTATGAAATCAAACAAAATAATCTCTCTATCACAGATTACCACACATTGATGAAAACCATTTGGGAGGAGCTTGATGCTATGAATGCATTGTCCAGTGTTACTACTACTCCTGAGATTATAAAACTACTCAATGAGATTGAAACTCAAAAAGAGGAAACAAAATTTTTTCAATTCCTCAATGGTCTTAATGAGGTTTATTCACCACAGAGAAGCCAAATGCTACTTCTTACCCCTTTACCCAGTGTGGATAGTGCTTCTGCTATGCTACAACAAGAAGAGGCTCAACGAGACCTCCTAGCCAGTAACAGAGACACGGACACGGAAGTAATGACAATGTATAGCAAGGGACAAAGCTCTAAGATTTACAATTGTACAACTTGCGGAGGTAAAGGGCACACAGCAGATAGGTGTTGGACCGTCATTGGATATCCAAAGTGGCATCTGAAGTATAAGGGACCCGGAGGAACTTATCCTAATGCAAACAATGGGGGAGGAACCAGAGGAAAATGGCATAACAACCCCAAACAACAATAG